Within Quercus lobata isolate SW786 chromosome 5, ValleyOak3.0 Primary Assembly, whole genome shotgun sequence, the genomic segment TTAACATGCATATATGATAtgagaagaatgtggtgaacatGTGATGAATATGCAATGGTATGATGAACATGAATGGTTGATGATGCTTACTGCCCTTGGATGATATGAGATGTTTGTTGTCTTGTAATCATGTTTTGCTACCCATGTGATGATGATGCTAGTTTATATGCTAGCATGATGTAGTATGATGATATGTGTTATACCATGAGATAGAGTATGAGATACCATActtagatgaatgttaggatATATGTTTAGATGAGATGAAGACGTCACGTTTGGGTGATAAGATGAAAGCTGCAATGTGATATGCCAAGCCTAGATGGATGCTAGGGTGTATGATTAGATATATGTCAGGATAAAACTAGTGTGTGTGATTGCACACATATGTGATAGAATAACCTAATAGAGGACCCTTTGATAGAATTATGATATAGAACACAATGAGTAGAGGCCAACCCATAGGTCGGGCAAAGTtgggtgcttaacaccttcTCATCTCTATACCTTAACTCTAAACACAAACTCTAAATAGATCAAGCCCTTTGCAAGGGACACAAATATGCTTCCTAAACCTAATCTAGTGGAGACCCTATAAACCCTCCGCCTCTAGTCCACTCGGCTGAGACTTATTTCTTAGAGCATGGTAACCATGCGCAGTAAAAGGGAGTCAAACTGCCTAGAGGCACTGGCACCACAATGACCAAGTGTGTAAATCAAGGTATAAACCTTCACACATACACAATCAAGGTATAAAAGAATATACATAATCATTCAAGCACCAAATATCGCATACCCACTAAATACGTAAACACGCCAATACATATTTCAAATGAATCAATACAATACATGCCTAATCTAGAGAGCCAAGATTAATCTCATGCCTAAATCATCATATACATATTCAAAATTACATAAATAGGCTTTAGAAAATGTAGatctagaaaattcccaaagaGGAATCCATGATAGTGCATGTATTTGCATATGTAAGCACATAGTCATATATGGAAGcatagaaataaaagaaattcatGTGATTAGTACACTAGTTTTTATATGGAAATAATATACTAATCCCAGTAATCATGTAGAAAACCATATATAAAACATGATAATCACAAAGCAAAACATGACATTTATTTGATTAAATGAAATCCTAGactaataaagtaataaaatggGTAATAGGCTTACTTAAGGGGCAGTTAAGAGGCGAATGAAGGCTTAAATGTGTGCTacaatttttaggaaaaaaaaaacaattttgtagTCTAGCCTAAGTTGGAAATGATGAGAGGTATTAGTAGCTGATGATGAAATGGATAAGGGAGTGATAAATATTTAAAGTGGGATGGAGTGGGACTTAcaatttgtttggttgaggtGAAAACAAGAGGGAGACAAAAGTGGGGAGAAAACTCATTTTCtcttgtttggttgggagtggaaattaaagagaaaatagGCGGTTTCAAGTATTTTCCACCCAGGCCCACCAAATTACAATCTCTCCAAATCGAAGAGAAAATAGGGAGAGAAAATGAGTCTTCAACCATGATTACCTAACTACCCTTCCCTTCACTGTTGGAGCTAAAGTGTAACCACCCATGAGTATTGTTTCAATCAAGTTGCTACATTAATGCTATTGTCTTCATCAAGCTGGGTCATTTTATTGTTGAGTGATGTTGCATTGCAATTAACTTTCACCAaagcttgtttttgtttttggtactGCAGTCAAGCTAGTTTACTAAGGTTCTTTGGCTAaattttttgagggaaaaagaaaatataacaaaGGGAATAGTGGGGAGAGAGGTGTAACAAGAAAAAAGGTATGCATGTGGACCTTTTCCCACACTCACATGTGTATGGCAGCATATGAAGGCCTACTgctttcccttttatatatactagtcgctaacccgtgcaatgcatgAGAATAACTACTAAAtaagttttaggaaaaaaaaatcattattttttattttaagtagtaagcaaaaatgtatgaaattaaaaaaaaaaatgatattgaaagaAATAGTATAAATTTTTATCAGTTAGGTAGAAGAAAGCAAcgttgttttatttattacttttttgtaataaataataatagataaaatgTTACGGCTctagtttaatttttgttgtatatataggtatataaaAGATAACTTGTAAGATATATACCAAAAGAAGTCTATTGAAATGTCATAATCTTTCAAATTAGATATATTAAAAGGTGTCTATTGAAAAGTCAAAACCCTTCAAATTAGATATATTAAAAGGTGCCATTGAAAAGTCACAActcttcaaattaaatatatattaaaaggtgCCTATTGAAAGGTTACAACCTTTCATATTGGATATACCAAAAGATGCCTATTGAAATGTTATAACTCTTCATATTGGATATACCAAAAGGTACCTATTGAAAGGTCATAACCCTTcatatgagatatatatattaaaggtaCTTATTGACAGAAAATGTGCCTATTGACCGAAAATGTGTCTATTAACTGAAAAATGTGTTTATTGCATGAAAATATTCCTATTGACCGAAAAGGTActtattgaatgaaaaaatgattattGGCCGAAAAACTGCATATTGAATGACAACATGTCTATTGAAGGGTCATAATCGTTTGGGTATAAATAGTAGTTCATATTCATTTGATAACTTCTTCtcaaattcttctttttcatctttcttagaaacacaaaaaacctGTGTCTATTGAAGGGTCATAATCCTTTGGGTATAAATAGTAGTTCATATTCATTTGATAACTTCTTCtcaaattcttctttttcatctttcttagaaacacaaaaaacctGTGTGTCTTCTCAAAAATTCCTATTTGTAAAACctaataaattttgttgtgtgtTTCTACGAATAAGGAGTGGTCATCAATATCTCCAACCAAGATAATCTATATTGATTCATTCATAAACTCAACAGGTATATAATAGCCATTTGTAATACACGAGTATTTAAGCActtgaataaaatataaaatataatataacaatGGCCAAGAAACTCATCTATTCCTGAACAtgttaaaacaaatataatatacaATAATGAAAAGACAATCTGCCTGTATATTCATAACAATCACAAAAAACCAATTAGTTCTAAAAGTTCTTAATGGTTACTAACCAAGGTAATTTTCGAAGCAGTGCAAATATCCAAAGCAGATCATCGTCGCAAATGGATATCATACATAAGAGCCAAACCGAAATCATAATACCACGCATAATTCACAAATCCTCTTGCAGGATCAGACGCAAGCACCAGCGATTGATTCGAATGATTTAAAACACACGCAAAATTTTTTCCAATCgtcacaaaattaaattatgaaaaggtgatatatataaatcttatgTGAAATGGTAAATAGATACTGAAATTTCGTggacaaaatgaaaatgtataattgtttggtatttttaaatatgtacgTGGCATTTGAAACTGAATAAGCAAACCACCAAAAAGATACAATTGTTTAGTGTTTTAAAGAGAATGTGGCAGTAAGTTATGTAGCCAAGTGGCACAATGAGGaatggtcaacaaaaagtcaaacgtttcggctattagttattatatagatatatatatatatatatatatatgaaagttcgaaaatgtgttgaaaacacaagagctgtttagacctccaaattaaagttatggctcgattgattttacactaacttaatactaagtgcggaataatgtaaatgcgagcggataaacaaacaaactactctaatccataatcatagcaacacagcagtaaaatggaatataaaagagtagggaagaaagatgcaaacacaagataacacgccgatgtgttatcaaagaggaaactgaagaactcggcgagaaacctctccgccgccctccaagcggtaatcgatccactagacaatcagttgggatacatgggttagcaagagactctccaagcctaatctatccgttgtacctaagccctccaagctcctactccaacaagacttctcgaaaccgtgtcttgtctagctctccggatcccgcaacaagctccatgttgcatctgccatccttagcttcttccaatgcttcccagcagcaccaaatcctcacttgacactctaaaagggtgtggtaagtgtttgagtTATCAACCTCttaatggtatggaaatggagaggtaggagttgaggaaatccacaagtttatgtgtagagatatatgggtatgataatctctaactttcaaggtgtttggctaggattttctctcagaagcattTGTTAACATTTGTGAGTAATGAGGGTATaaatagtgtgggtacagaaagtgtgtatcagatagtacaatctggcagaacagaatgtttcgcaggtgtctcgcgagaaggccttacccacgaaCTACTCGCGAAACatagctgtctccatctgtactgactcttcacattccagtcatgtgcaaggcacatgcttcactttgcGAGATGCTTAGTCGTGAGCTATCCATGAGAAATCTTCTgacttcaattgcttgagtcttcacactctctctctttatcacacaacccttataatcaaatcccacaataaatacagagtacaaaagattgaataaacttacaattaaatttggcacggaataaaagccaactaaatacatagttgtaaatcacaactttacaatatatatatattatatatagtggGTTAGGAGGTAGAGAGTGTTAGGAGGTAATAGAGGGTGTAAAAAGATTATGGGAACTGGTTATGAAAATATAACGCTAAAGAAATATAGAAAATTACTTGAAAGTATGGAATAGAATAGAGTAGAGAATTGGATACAACAAAATGACTGATATTATTTGATTCAACAGACTCTTACATAAATCATAAGAATTTCTTAAGGAGGCTATGTTCTGCCTTTACAATGATACAAGTAGTTATTTATAGACTACGAAActcaaaacaaattcaaatacaATTTACAATTAGCTTTACATAAGATGGTAGGGGTTTGGCTTGTGATTGATAGGGGTTGAAGGAAAGTAGGGGCCTAGTTGGAGATAAATCTGCTATTGGATAAGGTTTCTACAGGGGCAATAAATGTTTCTGACATATATGGATAAGGCTGAGCTGCTTCAAGACGTTTctaggacctttttttttttttttttttttttttttttttttttttttttcttctcaagtgTTGGACCTGTTTAGTCCTATCTATCTCTTCCTTGGAACCATTTTTCGTCGATGTCAGTGTCAACATCTGGGTCATGGTTATCATAATAGGGATTATCGTAGCcaataaaaggataaaaaacaGACACCAAACTATATGAAATgttgaaggataaaaaaaaaaaaattaaaaaattaaaaaatataaattaaaaaaaaaaaaaaaagtggaataaaGAAAACATAGAAGCACATACTATACCATTGGCAAAGGTGTTAAAAGCACTACAGGCCAGCCCCCAcaccccccaccaaaaaaaaacaacaacaacaacaatgaaaaagagaaaaatggaaaTATATTTCAATTGAATTCCTTAtatttgaacccacaacctcactcCATTACCCTTACAATGAAAGGAAATGGAATTTGGGCTAGAGCTCATGAGCCTACtcatatctctttttttttttttttttctcttctttttttgataagtacgctcatttatttttcataaccTGTTTTGAGGGTAAAAGCAGTCCAACAGTAGACATACAAATTCAACTGCATATAGCATCCACCTATCCCCATAGCCCCCACCAATAAAACAAAGGCAACATTACGTTTCAAGATGTCACAAAAATAACATCTTTAGACATTTTAACAGGAATTACGCTTCCATgtccaaaaggaaaaaaaaaatctcacacacacatatatagacATATATCTATGTTTCTGTATATGTACATATGCATGTAAGTatgcgtgtgtgtatataatcCATGTGTATATAATCCATGAAGATACGTGAAACAATGATTTCAGTGTCAAAAACACAACACCAGAGAGAGAAGCAGGGTGGattaatatgtaaataaaaCAATGCACATAATTCTTTGATGTTCTTACCTGCATCTGGGGACTTATTACTATTGCCAGCAGAGTTGGATGGCGAAGCATTGCCTTTAGGATTCTGAGACTTAGTTTCCATTGTAAGCATTTTCAGAGATAATTTTCGTAGATAATCTTACTGGCTTGAGGCAGCAATATAAATCTTTTCCTCAAACCATATAGCAATTTTCCCGAGTTCATGTAATCCCTCTTGGCCAGAACAGGGAGATGCCTCTTCAAAGTTTCCATTCTATACACAAAAGGAGATACTCCTATTATGTAAGTAACCATACAGGCGCGATTAAGctattaaagaaaataagtcCCAAgtagtaaataaaatttcatgaaattttaaaaattatgaacaaaaacccaatatttttttctctgaaaAAAATTAACAGTAGCACTTGATTGTTCAAAGTTCACTATGGTAAATCTGTCAACAGAAAATGTTTTCCTATTCAACTAACTTGATACCTTGCTTTCCAAATATTAGACCCCCAAGTGTTCCTCAACGAATTGTATTCCTAGCACTTTGTTTGGGTGATGCATTCAGGTGTTTTGTTTCCAACTCCTAATATAGCACTACTAGTTCTTGTAGTCAACTCCCATGATACGACATTTGCTTTCAATGTCATATCCAATTCTTTATACTTGTAGACGCATTTTTCATATTTccgagaaattttatttttcttcatatgAGGATCATCAACACTTACCACAAGCCTTTCTGACATTACTTCGAATATTTGTTCTCTTCTTTTTCCAGTTATGCCCTTCCTCagttttttctaataattaacTGCAGTAAAATATTGGTTATGGTATGAAATGCTACTGCGAACACATGCTTTATCAAGCTCATATATGGAATGAGTAGTTAAGCACGGACCCTTTATTTGGGGTGCCATAACTATGTCATAACAATACCCTATCTGTTGTCTCACgttataatttttcacaaaattgcTCATATCGCCATATTGTGCCCACACCCATGTCCATGCATCCTAGATGAGTAGAGAGACACAAGTCCTACCAGCCAGATCACAAATACAGGCCTAACAGAAATgttaaagcaaaaaacacattcCATATATGAGCTTGATAAACCAGAGCCACCAACAATCGCTAGGAGGCACTGGTTTTGATGGCTTGTGCTTGGAAAATTTTGTCACACCAATTActaaacacttgaaaatgtttaccaaacacttgaaaatgtttttctGTATGatgtttcaaaagaaaatacttcgttgtaaaaaattttacatttgaaacattttacagtgaaacaaacaaagcgttAATTCAGTCatacaaaatattcaaaatgtcaaacgaaagaaaatgagaaaccaAGCATATAAAGACTCAAGTTTGGTGTTTAGAATAGCTTCGTTTTTTTCACTagtttattttgtataaaatgtttattatttaaaagtacAGGAGCACTCAGAAAAATGAAAGGCTTTCAAAATCTGTACCTATGAAATAAGTTGGCTTATTTCATTTTTGAACCTAACCAAACAGGGTAACAAGTGTGTGCATGTTACAGCTTATTTTGGTGAGTCATTTCCCCCAGCTTGTCAGACAAAATTTTATAcagcattacttttttttttcttagtataGCTAAATAAATCCTTACTAATTAAAACGGATGGCACTTTTAAAAGTAAGCAATCTGAAATGGAAATTTAGTCTTTCACATGATTATTGGTTGTGCTGGACCTAGTCTTGTGTTAAAGTAAGCTACTAATGTCACCACATGGGGATGTTTTACATCTACGTGATATCCCAAAAGGACAAGTTACAATTAGAGCTCCCACATACTTGCGCACTTTCAATGACATCCCATAGTCACTGGCTGCAAAGAGCTCAGAGAATTTCCTTGTCCTGAGTCCAAATTGGAGCCAGGTTGTAGTGAGTTCATCATGTTTGGCTGTGCCGTCGAAGCCCCAGATAAAGACACAGAATTGTGCTGCAGGCTTGACATAGAATTCTGCGGCATTGTCGGAACAGAACCTTGTAAGTTCATTGATTGCAACTGAGGATTCATTTGATTTTCATGAGACTGAATTTGAGCAAGTTGAGGTGGCTGTTGCATGGTTTGCATATGAGGCGCAGGAAGCTGTCCTTGCTGCAGTGCAGGCTTCTTAAAGCAATATGCTTTTATACAATTTACTATCTGCTTCTCATATGACCCCAGCTTCTCCTTGTAACCAggtgatatattatttttggaaacCTGTAAGAATGTTATAATACGCTCCAACATAATCTTAAATACTTTCAACTTCTCAAGCAGATCTGACGTTGATTGTTGTGGAAGAGAATCATAATGctggagaacaaaaaaaataaaaataattataagaacAAGAATTCTAGTAAAGGACAAAGATCAAGTTACAAAACATAATcaagttatttttaatttgttcctATACGGTAAACAGTGGGGTGTTTCTAAGCACAGGTGTATTAACAGCCCCATGAGGACAGCTGCCACTACTTTCAACCACATATCCATCTCTCCAGAAGGATGCCATTAATACCAAAACTATCATGTGATAGGCTGAATAATGAGTAAACTTAGGCGATGAATTGCACAAGGAATTTTTGAAGCACAACATACCTGCTGCAATTTAGCAGCAATTTTCTGGtacatttcatttatttcaggCAAGTACAAGTCCTTCATGGTTTCGATCTGCAAAAAGAAATTAGCAAGACAGATTATCAAACTCTTCATTTCTTCAGAAGCcttatttatttccttattatCAGTGTACTGATGCATGCTTCCCCTTGGGGGAAAGTTATACATATCCGTTAAAGCATGAGTTTGTATAGGGTTTTACACAAGCTTCAGTTAACGTTTCAACCAGTggattttataacaatacaaatatGAAGCTGTCATTGTAACGTAC encodes:
- the LOC115988333 gene encoding mediator of RNA polymerase II transcription subunit 15a-like isoform X1 yields the protein MRTRRVRERVVEGKNMRVVKRRRDFTAERSRRNSSDIAGKRDLFDSLPDDLVISILCKLSPSVFANVLLTCRSLNGLGLNSLVKPDSRQGIVNKIMETLKRHLHVSGQEGLYVLGKFAIRFEEKIYTAATNQSDYLAKIFLKLLTLETSLDYSTAQTGHANGAGWQEEVYQKIETMKDLYLPEINEMYQKIAAKLQQHYDSLPQQSTSDLLEKLKVFKIMLERIITFLQVSKNNISPGYKEKLGSYEKQIVNCIKAYCFKKPALQQGQLPAPHMQTMQQPPQLAQIQSHENQMNPQLQSMNLQGSVPTMPQNSMSSLQHNSVSLSGASTAQPNMMNSLQPGSNLDSGQGNSLSSLQPVTMGCH
- the LOC115988333 gene encoding mediator of RNA polymerase II transcription subunit 15a-like isoform X2; translation: MRTRRVRERVVEGKNMRVVKRRRDFTAERSRRNSSDIAGKRDLFDSLPDDLVISILCKLSPSVFANVLLTCRSLNGLGLNSLVKPDSRQGIVNKIMETLKRHLHVSGQEGLYVLGKFAIRFEEKIYTAATNQSDYLAKIFLKLLTLENYSTAQTGHANGAGWQEEVYQKIETMKDLYLPEINEMYQKIAAKLQQHYDSLPQQSTSDLLEKLKVFKIMLERIITFLQVSKNNISPGYKEKLGSYEKQIVNCIKAYCFKKPALQQGQLPAPHMQTMQQPPQLAQIQSHENQMNPQLQSMNLQGSVPTMPQNSMSSLQHNSVSLSGASTAQPNMMNSLQPGSNLDSGQGNSLSSLQPVTMGCH